One segment of Ignavibacteria bacterium DNA contains the following:
- a CDS encoding VWA domain-containing protein, with product MNRFYWYLVAALVLCIDPRAAMAQFPVTLTLDARSADPVVTPPTRSDARYRITVSGTYSQWPQFADCHGVDAVWVYDVPQEEIDAFRWPPKQILGQPFVEIPHWVGDSTSYSFPPKGFGIEPLFEISFRKYLGFRVNGEPFPALPLDPILHRYQQTRAGTGEPFSFRIVDSTLVLQAGTPVARHEDNCGSLTVVVEEILPKEINICDVQPIEINGETIGLRVDAAVLELDSTIVDGQRNLLTSPEKIGIVSDGKFICPDSLVCDKVRTKPLSIGLVVDVSGSMQDIVSFEGASISRIEALKIALLGTLKKLLPGDSLFLIRFNETVVLTRDWTSDTASLGTAIRSLFASGFTAFHEAMIQGLTKMSTHKAPYKVLIAMTDGLNNRTPYEEAPVINTIRSANVPVYLIALGFTGDTAEASGLASMQRFVQAAPTGKLYRITTGDELVSVYSNIANNVATEDCCRLYFKIPPCDRGQSKRNLRLVYVEGDQIVSKNIVVDCDLKTTGVMADDNTDDDRAEMLQADPTPSSDVASITCDLTAPSFVQYELYTIDGVLLRRTDIGMVDLGRTRIDIPVNSLVNGLYVCRVVVGRTAQHVTILVQR from the coding sequence ATGAATCGTTTCTACTGGTATCTCGTCGCTGCGCTTGTTCTGTGCATCGATCCACGCGCTGCAATGGCGCAATTCCCTGTGACACTCACGCTCGATGCACGCAGTGCCGATCCCGTGGTCACTCCACCCACGCGCTCCGATGCGCGCTATCGCATCACAGTATCGGGCACGTATTCCCAGTGGCCGCAGTTCGCGGACTGTCACGGCGTAGATGCCGTGTGGGTCTACGATGTTCCTCAGGAAGAGATCGACGCGTTTCGCTGGCCGCCCAAGCAGATCCTTGGACAACCGTTTGTGGAGATCCCGCACTGGGTTGGCGACTCCACGAGCTACTCCTTCCCACCAAAGGGCTTTGGTATCGAGCCGCTGTTCGAGATCAGCTTTCGCAAGTACCTTGGCTTTCGTGTCAATGGTGAACCGTTCCCCGCTCTTCCGTTGGATCCAATACTGCACCGCTACCAGCAGACACGTGCCGGCACGGGTGAACCGTTCTCATTTCGCATCGTGGACTCTACGTTGGTCCTACAAGCAGGCACACCGGTTGCCCGACATGAAGACAACTGCGGCAGCCTCACCGTAGTGGTGGAAGAGATCCTTCCCAAGGAGATCAACATCTGCGATGTGCAGCCGATCGAGATCAATGGCGAGACCATCGGACTACGCGTAGACGCTGCAGTCCTTGAACTTGATTCAACCATCGTTGATGGTCAACGAAATCTGTTGACATCGCCCGAAAAGATCGGAATCGTCTCGGACGGCAAGTTCATTTGCCCGGATTCGCTCGTATGCGATAAGGTGCGCACGAAGCCCCTTTCCATCGGTCTCGTGGTGGATGTCTCCGGCAGCATGCAAGACATCGTCTCTTTTGAAGGGGCTTCTATCAGTCGCATTGAAGCGCTGAAGATCGCCCTGCTCGGTACGCTCAAGAAGCTGTTACCGGGCGACAGTCTGTTTCTTATCCGTTTCAACGAGACAGTTGTCCTCACGCGTGACTGGACCTCCGATACGGCGTCCCTTGGCACGGCAATACGCTCTCTCTTTGCAAGCGGCTTCACGGCCTTCCACGAAGCGATGATACAGGGTCTTACGAAGATGTCAACACATAAAGCACCTTACAAGGTGCTGATCGCGATGACCGACGGACTCAATAATCGTACTCCCTATGAAGAAGCCCCTGTCATCAACACAATACGAAGTGCGAACGTACCGGTCTATCTCATTGCTCTTGGATTCACTGGCGATACAGCAGAAGCATCAGGTCTGGCATCGATGCAGCGCTTTGTTCAAGCGGCACCGACGGGAAAGCTCTATCGGATAACGACGGGTGACGAATTGGTATCTGTCTATTCCAACATAGCGAACAACGTTGCTACGGAAGATTGCTGTCGGCTCTACTTCAAGATCCCACCATGTGATCGTGGTCAGTCAAAACGGAATCTGCGCCTTGTCTATGTAGAAGGTGACCAGATCGTATCGAAAAACATCGTTGTTGACTGTGACCTAAAGACCACCGGTGTGATGGCTGATGACAACACAGATGATGACCGCGCCGAGATGCTTCAAGCCGACCCTACACCTTCTTCCGACGTGGCCTCGATCACCTGCGATCTCACCGCACCGTCATTCGTGCAGTACGAACTTTATACGATCGATGGTGTCCTTCTACGCCGCACGGACATCGGCATGGTGGATCTTGGTCGAACACGGATCGACATCCCAGTGAACTCACTCGTGAACGGGCTCTATGTATGTAGAGTAGTTGTCGGTCGGACGGCACAGCATGTCACCATCCTTGTGCAACGATAA